One genomic window of Salmo salar chromosome ssa12, Ssal_v3.1, whole genome shotgun sequence includes the following:
- the LOC106566219 gene encoding complement C1q-like protein 2 — MKGVVVLLVLLCSGLTAAMIATPENEEENCQSVMCNMQRKIEVMENRLVVAERQVETLKTKAETNVAFSAGFGGTGYYGPFNVDKTLVYENVLTNLGNAYNPATGIFTAPVGGVYHFSVYHHSGSNRRSDSVLFKNKEQIAFISAMNKDGSYNGSNGIILQLEEGDVVYVVLKDNSWIWDKVNNGGANGWCHFNGILLFAQ, encoded by the exons ATGAAGGGTGTTGTAGTTTTGCTGGTGTTGCTGTGCAGCGGCCTGACTGCGGCTATGATTGCAACCCCAGAAAACGAAGAAGAAAACTGCCAGTCTGTCATGTGTAACATGCAGAGGAAGATTGAAGTCATGGAGAACCGACTTGTAGTTGCTGAGCGCCAGGTGGAGACACTGAAGACTAAAGCAG AAACAAATGTGGCATTCTCAGCTGGTTTTGGGGGTACTGGATACTATGGACCTTTCAATGTTGACAAAACCCTTGTCTACGAAAATGTCTTAACCAACCTTGGCAACGCTTACAACCCGGCAACAG GCATCTTCACAGCGCCAGTGGGGGGAGTCTATCACTTTAGCGTCTATCACCATTCAGGATCAAATCGCCGCTCAGACTCCGTGCTGTTCAAGAACAAAGAACAAATCGCATTTATTTCTGCTATGAACAAGGACGGCTCCTACAACGGATCTAATGGTATCATACTGCAGCTGGAGGAGGGAGATGTGGTATATGTCGTTTTGAAGGATAATTCATGGATCTGGGACAAAGTGAATAATGGTGGTGCCAATGGATGGTGCCACTTCAATGGCATTTTGCTGTTTGCTCAATAA